The following are encoded together in the Neospora caninum Liverpool complete genome, chromosome IV genome:
- a CDS encoding putative T-cell immunomodulatory protein has product MRSRRRAGGGEEADGRVPQSARRSLCSPSRPSPLPASPFPALAKKDAIFCPSVAVGDVAMTARLSPVAPTAHSFASSRSSSAFRCATSPGLGPASPASSPSLSSLPSSSSVSFVSPSSSAATPPLGALPGAETGVSRIASGPAEGDGGVGFSTREKMDGGRERGALEVGERPKLPPLHLLVAPNNSVSGQAAAGARGAEAQSSSRGTRLRTHRSFALFLIVLLSIVLFISFVITPFSSFLIDLSLQRQTPLSSFFPRFPRGQGPPEGSPASLAPSLSSLERRGTASSSRASGGERDGEPRGSVVARLPLSPPKSPAQLRLEQARARGHSAAAAFPDEIASEDRSKALPPGNASLSSAVFSHFGSLSIFPSLSPPRASENAADQKRPLKPSEGVGTRDYGGSTAPVPSPPTAVGGGAGVGASNLDAASRPLLTPFRPVGWGAERKGTAGAPSLQGREAGAPSASRDARGPEGDTFARGSSPAGLSPSTGGAPRKWTVGQQDGWRGELAEFADYNGDSHADMIFISRSSSDNRRNPSLPALSSLSPSPLSASSGSRSTPRSTAFASVYTWDAGAGVFAFFTKAEVPESTESLIALDWNEDGRADLLAVCTVEPRAVAEARLEAKRLFQRLQEEEESTGDETGEGRARQGEKKREEKGKVVKNGEANTGEGERKNIDAGASSGPSFFRSWFESPTDERGERREDSGEEGEGKNYYLVAYVQRSDGKLEKAWDSITGVDRLLERLERQWTARRRMARAIEDRERRRREARSQRGTQTRMQRLTVSVDLSAPQTPGEDEKRGEQAEAAGATPALPRRRLAEKEWEGMTTALPGRNGNQTTDLRKSASLTRSHAPSSHPPRRSTDRNTSPDLPSVSSVSEAMNTAVERTGDMEEAERKEDKGEKEKEKSSENAGEPKGGRGNDEPLASSSGVQDDERERKDGENFASGTVNAAGGEEEDEEEDTSYDDSLSFFEDGIVIQGVRAWSRFERRPEALSVSLSEERRAYLENLALLPLLRFSSIHPLVADVTMDGRPDLIAQTPLLQSPSPFSSSPPRSYSSSSPSTRVRRFVWIACSREEEATARASSRKVSGSPRRLPASEETEMREVKSGKAAKEENEETGPESREARERGALEAGSEARREREGTDRGYRRYPSNEDDEINRGESRRQQAEQVPFQPMLWQRLDKWIANAGEAEEKNLVGKIVSPHSSAFLDLDGDCRPDLVFQVEFSSPPPPASSFLSPASAAASSSASASSSSRYLEVWVSRFDAQEGRARYTLGHDTAFVPLPRNVRQISFADFNADGTLDLVMPTCVTSEECNECCVEADRIVFAPNRQPGLCPSLWSFSNPNRAPCKAAYNLCSLSDFFSIPPLNEAAGDFTVVNIDSDPHVHFYGDQDHPPTLRVGDWNGDGYPDLAFVAVRNGGYRTARLYYNVPAEGKSDSSLRTFELAHDITPDEGGDGVSLLFDQMAFFDLFEDGSLDVFCMGQPQPPSASSSPFTSSRAFLRTLDSDSRFLKVTALSGMFLF; this is encoded by the exons ATGCgttcgcggcggcgagcaggcggaggggaggaagcagacgggCGGGTGCCTCAGTCAGCGCGCCGATCTCtctgttcgccttctcgtccttcgccccttcctgcgtctcctttccccgcaCTGGCTAAGAAGGACGCGATCTTCTGCCCCTCTGTAGCCGTCGGAGACGTCGCCATGACGGCGCGTTTGTCTCCGGTAGCTCCCACTGCGCActcgtttgcctcttctcgttcctcaTCTGCTTTTCGGTGCGCCACGTCTCCCGGTCTCGGtcctgcctcgcccgcctcttcgccttcgttgtcttcgctcccgtcttcgtcttccgtctcctttgtctcgccctcgtcctctgctGCGACGCCTCCTCTGGGGGCCCTTccgggcgcggagacaggcgtcTCCCGGATCGCGTCAGGACCTGCTGAGGGCGATGGTGGTGTGGGCTTCAGCACGCGGGAAAAAATGGATGGAGGAAGGGAGCGCGGGGCTTTGGAAGTCGGCGAGCGTCCGaagctgcctcctcttcatcttctcgtGGCACCCAACAACTCGGTTTCCGGCCAAGCGGCTGctggcgcgcgaggcgcagaggcgcagagTTCTTCTCGGGGCACACGCCTCCGCACCCACCGTTCTTTTGCATTGTTCCTCatcgtcctcctctccatcgTCCTTTTCATTTCCTTCGTCATCActcccttctcctccttccttatcgacctctctctccagcgccagactccgctctcctctttcttcccccggTTTCCCCGCGGCCAGGGCCCTCCTGAGggctcgccggcgtctcttgCTCCTTCCTTGTCCagcctcgagaggcgcggaacgGCATCCAGCTCTCGGGCCTCAGGCGGCGAACGTGACGGGGAGCCGCGGGGCTCTGTGGTGGCCCGTCTCCCCCTTTCGCCTCCAAAGTCCCCGGCGCAACTTCGTCTTGAGCAAGCGCGGGCGCGGGGACactccgccgccgccgccttccctgACGAGATTGCCTCCGAGGACCGCTCAAAGGCTCTTCCCCCGggaaacgcgtctctctcgagtgCCGTGTTCTCCCACTTTGGATCACTGTCGATCTTTCCTTCGTTGTCTCCGCCACGCGCCTCAGAAAACGCCGCTGACCAGAAGCGCCCCCTAAAGCCAAGCGAAGGCGTTGGTACCCGAGATTACGGCGGCTCGACCGCCCCGGTGCCGTCGCCCCCGACCGCAGTcggaggaggcgcaggggTTGGGGCTTCAAACCTGGACGCGGCTTCACGACCTCTCCTCACGCCGTTTCGGCCGGTCGGCTGGGgtgcggagagaaaggggacagCTGGGGCGCCGTCCTTGCAAGGCAGGGAGGCAGgggcgccttctgcgtcgcgcgaCGCACGGGGCCCAGAAGGAGACACCTTCGCTCGCGGGTCGTCGCCTGCGGGCCTGTCTCCATCCACCGGGGGAGCCCCACGAAAGTGGACTGTGGGGCAGCAGGACGGGTGGCGAGGTGAGCTCGCTGAATTTGCAGACTACAACGGCGACTCCCATGCCGATATGATCTTTATCTCTCGGTCGAGTTCAGACAACAGACGAAACCCGTCCTTGcctgctctctcgtctctgtctccttcgcccctGTCTGCGTCCTCTGGCTCGAGAAGCACCCCGCGGTCGACGGCATTCGCCTCCGTCTACACGTGGGACGCCGGCGCTGGGGTCTTTGCGTTTTTCACGAAAGCAGAGGTCCCGGAAAGCACCGAATCTCTCATTGCCCTCGACTGGAATGAAGACGGTCGCGCCGACCTTCTCGCCGTGTGCACGGTGGAGCCCCGCGCGGTcgcagaggcgcgcctcgAGGCCAAGCGGCTTTTCCAGCGgctgcaggaagaagaggagtcgacaggagacgaaacggggGAGGGGAGGGCAcgccagggagagaaaaagagagaagagaagggcaAGGTGGTGAAGAACGGCGAAGCGAACAcgggagaaggggaaagaaagaacaTCGATGCGGGTGCGTCGAGCGGGCCCtcgttcttccgctcctggTTTGAAAGCCcaacagacgagagaggagaaaggcgtgaagacagcggggaagagggagaggggaaaaactATTACCTAGTCGCCTACGTGCAGAGATCGGACGGGAAACTGGAGAAAGCGTGGGACTCGATCACGGGAGTCGACCGGCTGCTCGAACGCCTCGAGCGACAGTGGACTGCCAGGCGGCGGATGGCCAGGGCGAtagaggacagagagaggagacgcagagaggccagaaGCCAGAGAGGCACTCAGacccgcatgcagcggctgACTGTCTCCGTAGATCTTTCAGCGCCGCAGACCccgggcgaggacgagaaacgggGGGAGCAAGCGGAAGCAGCAGGGGCGACCCCCGCAttgccgagaagacgcctagcagagaaagagtggGAAGGGATGACGACGGCACTGCCCGGAAGAAATGGGAACCAAACTACAGACCTGAGGAAGAGTGCGTCCTTGACCCGCTCCCACGCGCCGTCGTCGCACCCTCCTCGGCGTTCTACCGACCGAAACACCAGTCCAGACTTgccgtctgtgtcttcagTTTCGGAGGCGATGAATACTGCGGTCGAGAGAACTGGAGACATGGAGGAAGCAGAGCGGAAGGAAGATAAGggtgagaaggaaaaagagaagagcagcgaaaacgcgggagaACCGAAAGGTGGAAGGGGCAATGATGAACCTCTTGCATCTTCTTCCGGTGTGCAAGATGatgaacgcgagagaaaagacggtgAGAACTTCGCGTCCGGGACAGTGAACGCAgcaggcggagaggaggaagacgaagaggaggacacGAGTTACGACGActccctgtcttttttcgaAGACGGCATTGTGATCCAAGGAGTCCGGGCGTGGAGCCGCTTCGAAAGGAGACCGGAGGCTTTGTCAGTTTCCCTCTcagaagaacggcgcgcgTACTTGGAAAatctcgcccttcttccgcttcttcggtTTTCCTCCATCCACCCTCTCGTCGCGGATGTCACGATGGATGGGCGCCCAGACCTCATCGCTCAAACGCCCCTCTTACAGTCCCCATCCccattctcttcttcgcctccgcgttcttattcgtcttcttccccttctaCCCGAGTTCGGCGTTTCGTTTGGATCGCCTGttcgcgagaggaagaagcgactgcCAGGGCGTCTTCGCGGAAAGTGTCGGGTAGCCCACGCCGACTCCCAGCAAGCGAAGAAACTGAGATGCGAGAGGTGAAATCGGGGAAAGcagcgaaggaggagaacgaagagacagggccGGAAagtcgagaagcgagggagcgAGGAGCGCTCGAGGCAGGTtcagaagcgaggagagagcgagaaggcacgGACCGTGGATATAGGAGATACCCGAGCAATGAAGACGACGAGATAAACAGGGGCGAAAGCCGAAGACAGCAGGCGGAACAAGTTCCCTTCCAACCTATGCTGTGGCAGCGCTTGGACAAATGGATAGCgaacgcgggagaagcggaggagaaaaaTCTCGTCGGGAAAATCGTCTCTCCTCATAGCAGCGCCTTCTTAGACCTTGACGGCGACTGCCGCCCCGATCTTGTGTTT CAAGTCGAGTTTTCATCGCCACCTCCGCcggcttcctcttttctctcacccGCTTCAgccgctgcttcctcttcagcctctgcttcttcttcctcacggTATCTTGAGGTTTGGGTCAGCCGCTTTGATGCGCAGGAGGGTCGTGCGCGTTACACTCTTGGTCACGACACCGCGTTCGTTCCGTTGCCCCGCAACGTCCGGCAAATTTCCTTTGCCGACTTCAACGCTGACG GGACGCTCGACCTCGTCATGCCGACCTGCGTCACTTCAGAGGAATGCAACGAATGCTGCGTAGAGGCAGATCGAATCGTCTTCGCGC CAAACAGGCAGCCGGGATTGTGCCCGTCACTCTGGAGCTTCAGCAACCCTAATCGCGCCCCGTGCAAAGCGGCGTACAACCTCTGCAGCTTATCCGATTTTTTCTCCATTCCTCCGCTGAATGAAG CTGCTGGAGATTTTACTGTGGTCAACATCGACAGCGATCCCCACGTTCATTTCTACGGTGACCAAGATCACCCTCCCACTTTGCGG GTCGGAGATTGGAATGGGGATGGATACCCCGACCTCGCCTTCGTTGCAGTTCGGAACGGGGGCTACAGAACAGCTCGGCTCTATTACAATGTCCCCGCTGAG GGCAAGAGTGACTCGTCTCTCCGAACATTCGAACTCGCACACGACATTACACCtgacgagggaggcgacggcgttTCTTTGCTCTTCGATCAAATGGCCTTCTTTGATCTTTTTGAAGAC ggCAGCCTTGATGTCTTCTGCATGGGACAGCCTCAGCCcccctcggcgtcttcttctcccttcacCAGCAGTCGAGCTTTTCTACGCACACTGGACAGCGACTCGCGATTCCTCAAAGTCACGGCACTCAGCGGTATGTTCCTGTTTTAA